The Salvia splendens isolate huo1 chromosome 21, SspV2, whole genome shotgun sequence genome includes a window with the following:
- the LOC121783862 gene encoding uncharacterized protein LOC121783862 isoform X1, with protein MWPTYFLKTKLINKTDHQIDFEIIGRRDCPLRSMPAGESQRVRLNHILKLDDTTPIRVQTNGRIYDKLLNSDHILTIMRIVFKSEERADSSYELIAEGVAETYKGRYLNFGGLIDWDKKIYDKLPPRPSSMVEPSVIYENNLPLRSSQRSNIVEPSVNENALPLRNSPHPSIMEPSVINDNNPFLRSPQHFNMVEPSVVNENNIPLRSSQNQNTVDPLVNENNLREAGDPEINENNLQQWNRREKIIRALNYLRFRRLSNASVESRESRVERGTVIPSSVLLLVLAFLMVGSMRFVLYNQLFLFG; from the exons ATGTGGCCGACTTACTTTTTAAAGACTAAGTTGATCAACAAAACCGATCATCagattgattttgaaattatagGAAGGAGGGATTGTCCACTCCGATCCATGCCCGCCGGTGAATCTCAGAGGGTGCGACTCAACCACATACTGAAGCTCGATGATACCACGCCAATCCGCGTACAGACCAATGGCCGTATTTACGACAAGTTGCTTAACAGTGATCACATCTTGACAATTATGCGGATTGTGTTCAAATCTGAAGAGAGGGCTGACTCATCGTACGAGCTGATTGCAGAAGGAGTAGCGGAAACCTATAAAGGCCGTTACTTAAACTTTGGTGGCTTGATCGA CTGGGATAAGAAAATCTATGATAAATTGCCGCCACG CCCTTCCAGCATGGTGGAACCATCGGTCATATATGAGAACAATCTACCTTTGAG GAGTTCTCAACGCTCGAACATAGTAGAACCATCAGTAAATGAAAATGCTCTACCTTTAAG GAATTCTCCACACCCAAGCATAATGGAGCCATCAGTCATAAATGACAACAATCCATTTTTAAG gaGTCCTCAACATTTTAACATGGTGGAACCATCAGTTGTAAATGAGAACAATATACCTTTAAG GAgttctcaaaatcaaaacacagtGGACCCATTAGTAAATGAAAACAATCTAAG GGAGGCTGGAGATCCGGAGATAAACGAGAATAACTTACA GCAATGGAACCGGAGGGAGAAGATCATCCGCGCATTGAACTATTTAAGATTCCGACGGCTATCGAATGCGTCGGTTGAGAGCCGAGAGAGCAGGGTTGAGAGGGGCACGGTTATTCCCTCATCTGTTCTACTCCTTGTGTTAGCCTTCCTTATGGTTGGATCCATGCGTTTTGTTTTGTACAATCAATTGTTTTTATTTGGTTGA
- the LOC121783862 gene encoding uncharacterized protein LOC121783862 isoform X2, which produces MWPTYFLKTKLINKTDHQIDFEIIGRRDCPLRSMPAGESQRVRLNHILKLDDTTPIRVQTNGRIYDKLLNSDHILTIMRIVFKSEERADSSYELIAEGVAETYKGRYLNFGGLIDWDKKIYDKLPPRPSSMVEPSVIYENNLPLRSSQRSNIVEPSVNENALPLRNSPHPSIMEPSVINDNNPFLRSPQHFNMVEPSVVNENNIPLSSQNQNTVDPLVNENNLREAGDPEINENNLQQWNRREKIIRALNYLRFRRLSNASVESRESRVERGTVIPSSVLLLVLAFLMVGSMRFVLYNQLFLFG; this is translated from the exons ATGTGGCCGACTTACTTTTTAAAGACTAAGTTGATCAACAAAACCGATCATCagattgattttgaaattatagGAAGGAGGGATTGTCCACTCCGATCCATGCCCGCCGGTGAATCTCAGAGGGTGCGACTCAACCACATACTGAAGCTCGATGATACCACGCCAATCCGCGTACAGACCAATGGCCGTATTTACGACAAGTTGCTTAACAGTGATCACATCTTGACAATTATGCGGATTGTGTTCAAATCTGAAGAGAGGGCTGACTCATCGTACGAGCTGATTGCAGAAGGAGTAGCGGAAACCTATAAAGGCCGTTACTTAAACTTTGGTGGCTTGATCGA CTGGGATAAGAAAATCTATGATAAATTGCCGCCACG CCCTTCCAGCATGGTGGAACCATCGGTCATATATGAGAACAATCTACCTTTGAG GAGTTCTCAACGCTCGAACATAGTAGAACCATCAGTAAATGAAAATGCTCTACCTTTAAG GAATTCTCCACACCCAAGCATAATGGAGCCATCAGTCATAAATGACAACAATCCATTTTTAAG gaGTCCTCAACATTTTAACATGGTGGAACCATCAGTTGTAAATGAGAACAATATACCTTTAAG ttctcaaaatcaaaacacagtGGACCCATTAGTAAATGAAAACAATCTAAG GGAGGCTGGAGATCCGGAGATAAACGAGAATAACTTACA GCAATGGAACCGGAGGGAGAAGATCATCCGCGCATTGAACTATTTAAGATTCCGACGGCTATCGAATGCGTCGGTTGAGAGCCGAGAGAGCAGGGTTGAGAGGGGCACGGTTATTCCCTCATCTGTTCTACTCCTTGTGTTAGCCTTCCTTATGGTTGGATCCATGCGTTTTGTTTTGTACAATCAATTGTTTTTATTTGGTTGA
- the LOC121783862 gene encoding uncharacterized protein LOC121783862 isoform X3 encodes MPAGESQRVRLNHILKLDDTTPIRVQTNGRIYDKLLNSDHILTIMRIVFKSEERADSSYELIAEGVAETYKGRYLNFGGLIDWDKKIYDKLPPRPSSMVEPSVIYENNLPLRSSQRSNIVEPSVNENALPLRNSPHPSIMEPSVINDNNPFLRSPQHFNMVEPSVVNENNIPLRSSQNQNTVDPLVNENNLREAGDPEINENNLQQWNRREKIIRALNYLRFRRLSNASVESRESRVERGTVIPSSVLLLVLAFLMVGSMRFVLYNQLFLFG; translated from the exons ATGCCCGCCGGTGAATCTCAGAGGGTGCGACTCAACCACATACTGAAGCTCGATGATACCACGCCAATCCGCGTACAGACCAATGGCCGTATTTACGACAAGTTGCTTAACAGTGATCACATCTTGACAATTATGCGGATTGTGTTCAAATCTGAAGAGAGGGCTGACTCATCGTACGAGCTGATTGCAGAAGGAGTAGCGGAAACCTATAAAGGCCGTTACTTAAACTTTGGTGGCTTGATCGA CTGGGATAAGAAAATCTATGATAAATTGCCGCCACG CCCTTCCAGCATGGTGGAACCATCGGTCATATATGAGAACAATCTACCTTTGAG GAGTTCTCAACGCTCGAACATAGTAGAACCATCAGTAAATGAAAATGCTCTACCTTTAAG GAATTCTCCACACCCAAGCATAATGGAGCCATCAGTCATAAATGACAACAATCCATTTTTAAG gaGTCCTCAACATTTTAACATGGTGGAACCATCAGTTGTAAATGAGAACAATATACCTTTAAG GAgttctcaaaatcaaaacacagtGGACCCATTAGTAAATGAAAACAATCTAAG GGAGGCTGGAGATCCGGAGATAAACGAGAATAACTTACA GCAATGGAACCGGAGGGAGAAGATCATCCGCGCATTGAACTATTTAAGATTCCGACGGCTATCGAATGCGTCGGTTGAGAGCCGAGAGAGCAGGGTTGAGAGGGGCACGGTTATTCCCTCATCTGTTCTACTCCTTGTGTTAGCCTTCCTTATGGTTGGATCCATGCGTTTTGTTTTGTACAATCAATTGTTTTTATTTGGTTGA
- the LOC121784053 gene encoding uncharacterized protein LOC121784053, whose amino-acid sequence MLSSPAPPSTSPSSPISSTPQLPRSPWRNRCVLGLTCAIIGLDGGDFAVVGEQERAVAVDMRSSMTAPRWSDKRACLPWRINSLETIVPENLPRRRWEATGFSETVRAAVKSGAKGCFSM is encoded by the exons ATGTTGAGTTCTCCCGCGCCTCCCTCAACATCACCTTCTTCCCCAATTTCATCGACGCCGCAGCTTCCACG CTCTCCGTGGAGGAATCGATGCGTGCTAGGCTTGACGTGCGCGATAATCGGCCTCGACGGCGGCGATTTCGCGGTGGTCGGGGAGCAGGAGAGAGCTGTGGCGGTGGATATGCGATCGTCGATGACGGCTCCGAGATGGAGCGACAAGAGAGCTTGCCTGCCGTGGCGGATCAATTCGCTTGAAACGATCGTGCCGGAGAATCTGCCGCGGCGGCGGTGGGAGGCCACTGGCTTCTCTGAGACGGTTAGGGCTGCGGTGAAATCAGGCGCCAAGGGTTGTTTTAGTATGTGA
- the LOC121784501 gene encoding uncharacterized protein LOC121784501 isoform X1: MGGPFGDLKTRLVNKIGQPIGFEVDGGSCPLRGLPPGKSRSVSLSRMIKLCKERGSAEWPIRVLINGRFHGMCLHPSHILKMTRIVFRYKFRDDGSSVPIAEGIGETFFNRVFGCCISWGKRTYVEIAEADSTRRRLITRRSQRPNIIAPPVINGNNLPLSRVRDPETKPLENRLQLRQESWRKKFILAFPSRNIRFRLLWNGGGVVAGGKRSCENSNLSAESRKKKLHRLFSIRRRDKCNRSILLVLAFLLVGSVHLLYN, from the exons ATGGGCGGCCCGTTTGGCGATCTAAAGACTAGGTTGGTCAACAAAATCGGTCAACCGATCGGTTTCGAAGTTGATGGCGGGAGTTGTCCGCTCCGAGGCCTGCCACCTGGCAAATCTCGGAGCGTGTCACTCTCTCGCATGATCAAGCTATGTAAAGAGCGCGGATCGGCCGAATGGCCAATCCGCGTACTGATCAATGGCCGTTTTCACGGCATGTGCTTGCATCCGAGTCATATCTTGAAGATGACGCGGATTGTGTTCCGATATAAATTCAGAGATGACGGTTCGAGCGTGCCGATTGCTGAGGGAATCGGCGAGACTTTCTTTAACCGTGTATTTGGTTGCTGCATTAG CTGGGGCAAGAGAACCTATGTTGAAATAGCCGAAGCTGATTCAACAAGGAGAAGGCTAATTAC GAGAAGGTCTCAACGTCCGAACATAATCGCACCACCAGTCATAAATGGGAACAATTTACCATTAAG CAGGGTTCGAGATCCTGAGACAAAGCCACTCGAAAATAGGCTCCAATTGAG GCAAGAAAGCTGGAGGAAGAAGTTCATCCTTGCATTTCCATCAAGGAATATCAGATTCCGATTGCTGTGGAATGGTGGCGGAGTGGTGGCCGGTGGGAAAAGAAGCTGCGAAAACTCGAATTTGTCGGCTGAGAGTCGGAAGAAGAAGCTTCACCGGCTGTTTTCTATTCGAAGAAGGGATAAGTGTAATCGATCCATCCTCTTAGTGCTGGCCTTCCTTTTGGTTGGTTCCGTGCATTTGTTGtacaattaa
- the LOC121784501 gene encoding uncharacterized protein LOC121784501 isoform X2, translating to MGGPFGDLKTRLVNKIGQPIGFEVDGGSCPLRGLPPGKSRSVSLSRMIKLCKERGSAEWPIRVLINGRFHGMCLHPSHILKMTRIVFRYKFRDDGSSVPIAEGIGETFFNRVFGCCISWGKRTYVEIAEADSTRRRLITRRSQRPNIIAPPVINGNNLPLRVRDPETKPLENRLQLRQESWRKKFILAFPSRNIRFRLLWNGGGVVAGGKRSCENSNLSAESRKKKLHRLFSIRRRDKCNRSILLVLAFLLVGSVHLLYN from the exons ATGGGCGGCCCGTTTGGCGATCTAAAGACTAGGTTGGTCAACAAAATCGGTCAACCGATCGGTTTCGAAGTTGATGGCGGGAGTTGTCCGCTCCGAGGCCTGCCACCTGGCAAATCTCGGAGCGTGTCACTCTCTCGCATGATCAAGCTATGTAAAGAGCGCGGATCGGCCGAATGGCCAATCCGCGTACTGATCAATGGCCGTTTTCACGGCATGTGCTTGCATCCGAGTCATATCTTGAAGATGACGCGGATTGTGTTCCGATATAAATTCAGAGATGACGGTTCGAGCGTGCCGATTGCTGAGGGAATCGGCGAGACTTTCTTTAACCGTGTATTTGGTTGCTGCATTAG CTGGGGCAAGAGAACCTATGTTGAAATAGCCGAAGCTGATTCAACAAGGAGAAGGCTAATTAC GAGAAGGTCTCAACGTCCGAACATAATCGCACCACCAGTCATAAATGGGAACAATTTACCATTAAG GGTTCGAGATCCTGAGACAAAGCCACTCGAAAATAGGCTCCAATTGAG GCAAGAAAGCTGGAGGAAGAAGTTCATCCTTGCATTTCCATCAAGGAATATCAGATTCCGATTGCTGTGGAATGGTGGCGGAGTGGTGGCCGGTGGGAAAAGAAGCTGCGAAAACTCGAATTTGTCGGCTGAGAGTCGGAAGAAGAAGCTTCACCGGCTGTTTTCTATTCGAAGAAGGGATAAGTGTAATCGATCCATCCTCTTAGTGCTGGCCTTCCTTTTGGTTGGTTCCGTGCATTTGTTGtacaattaa
- the LOC121783874 gene encoding probable indole-3-pyruvate monooxygenase YUCCA4, which translates to MEQLKCVFQDGPIIVGAGPSGLAAAACLHRSGVPSLLLERSDCIASLWQHRTYDRLKLHLPRQFCELPFLNFPNYFPKYPSKHQFVSYMEDYARHFSIRPNFKQTVLSARFDSVTGLWKVQTMDSIYVSRWLIVATGENAEPVIPEIHGIGKFKGPVIHTREYRSGSEFAGKKVLVVGCGNSGMEVSLDLCRHRASPSVVVRNSVHILPREMLGVSTFSMAMVLLKWLPLKVVDKFLLLVANFAMGNTARLGLRRPKTGPIELKNATGKSPVLDVGAFSLIKSGQIEVVEGVKEITKNGARFCEGKEREFDSIILATGYKSNVPTWLKGDDFFTKDGMPKTPFPCSWKGENGLYVVGFTRRGLLGTSSDAVKVAKDIADQWKKIDNSKYSAKELKLDILGKIRENLDREETF; encoded by the exons ATGGAGCAACTCAAGTGCGTGTTCCAAGACGGCCCGATCATCGTAGGCGCCGGGCCCTCTGgcctcgccgccgccgcctgccTCCACCGCAGCGGCGTCCCCTCCCTCCTACTCGAGCGCAGCGACTGCATCGCATCTCTATGGCAGCACCGCACCTACGATCGCCTCAAGCTTCACCTCCCCCGCCAATTCTGCGAGCTTCCATTCCTCAATTTCCCTAATTATTTCCCCAAATACCCCTCCAAGCACCAATTCGTCTCCTACATGGAGGATTACGCCCGCCATTTCTCAATTCGACCCAATTTCAAGCAGACAGTGCTCTCGGCCCGGTTTGATTCAGTCACGGGGCTCTGGAAGGTCCAGACGATGGATTCAATTTACGTTTCTCGGTGGCTTATTGTGGCTACTGGTGAAAACGCCGAGCCCGTGATTCCAGAGATTCACGGGATAGGGAAGTTTAAAGGGCCCGTGATTCACACGAGAGAGTACAGGTCGGGCTCGGAGTTTGCGGGGAAAAAAGTGCTCGTCGTCGGCTGTGGGAATTCCGGGATGGAAGTGAGCTTGGATCTCTGCCGCCACCGCGCTTCTCCCTCCGTCGTCGTCAGAAATTCC gtTCATATATTGCCGAGGGAAATGTTGGGTGTTTCGACGTTTTCAATGGCGATGGTGTTGCTGAAATGGCTACCGTTGAAGGTGGTCGATAAGTTTCTCCTCCTCGTTGCGAATTTCGCCATGGGGAACACGGCTAGATTGGGCCTCCGACGCCCCAAAACCGGCCCTATTGAGCTCAAAAACGCCACCGGAAAATCGCCCGTGCTCGACGTCGGCGCCTTCTCTCTTATCAAATCCGGACAAATTGAG GTCGTTGAAGGAGTGAAGGAGATAACAAAGAATGGTGCAAGATTTTGTGAAGGCAAAGAACGGGAATTCGACTCTATAATTCTTGCTACGGGGTATAAGAGCAATGTGCCGACTTGGCTAAAG GGAGATGATTTCTTCACAAAAGATGGAATGCCAAAGACACCTTTCCCTTGTAGTTGGAAGGGAGAGAACGGATTGTATGTGGTCGGGTTCACGAGAAGGGGGCTTCTCGGAACATCATCCGATGCCGTTAAAGTTGCTAAAGACATCGCGGATcaatggaagaagattgataACAGTAAATATTCAGCAAAAGAATTGAAGTTAGATATATTGGGTAAAATTAGAGAAAATCTCGATCGCGAAGAAACTTTTTAA